One genomic segment of Chitinophaga parva includes these proteins:
- a CDS encoding sensor histidine kinase, producing MKIRHRLSLQFALICGVLLLAIFSLVYFLSSHYIDSAFFGQLQDRALITAQVYLEKDELAKRKFQEIQKKYLNAIPNEVSNIYDDQDNAVFIDNTHYNWKPTLLDNIRRDRLFYFMANGQPAVGIYYTDNQGNYVVIVTAPDLVGKRQLHSLLVILACTFALSLLLIFFAGQWFAARALMPIASINRQVQRIRSTNLHHRVRRGRNNDEVDELASNFNELLAHLEAAFNTQRSFVSNASHELRTPLTTIIGEIEVTLQKTRDPQAYLETLHSVLDESVKLKNITDGLLQLTKTDFSLPGVAPYFIRVDELLMELQTEFSTEKPPGIVLLHFENLPEDPEALSVMGNEALMKLAFQNILKNAFKFSHYKPVTVTLRMAPQLHIEIKDQGIGIAPEDLKNIFLPLFRAPNAYAFDGYGIGLALTQKILELHGAKISVESVQGEGSTFHVQFK from the coding sequence ATGAAGATCCGTCACCGTTTGTCGCTGCAATTTGCCCTGATCTGTGGAGTGTTGCTGCTGGCCATTTTCAGCCTGGTTTATTTTTTGTCGAGCCATTACATTGACTCCGCCTTCTTTGGGCAGTTGCAGGACCGTGCACTGATCACGGCGCAGGTGTACCTGGAAAAAGATGAACTGGCCAAGCGCAAATTCCAGGAGATCCAGAAAAAATACCTCAATGCCATCCCTAACGAAGTAAGCAATATTTACGACGACCAGGATAATGCAGTCTTCATAGACAATACCCACTATAACTGGAAACCCACACTGCTGGACAATATCCGGAGAGACCGCCTGTTTTATTTCATGGCAAACGGGCAGCCCGCAGTGGGGATTTATTATACCGATAACCAGGGGAATTACGTGGTGATCGTTACGGCCCCAGACCTGGTGGGCAAGCGCCAGTTGCACTCCCTGCTGGTGATCCTGGCCTGCACCTTTGCGTTAAGCCTGCTGCTCATTTTCTTCGCCGGCCAGTGGTTTGCCGCCAGGGCGCTCATGCCTATAGCCAGCATTAACCGGCAGGTGCAGCGCATCCGGTCTACGAACCTGCATCACCGCGTGCGCAGGGGCCGCAATAATGATGAAGTGGATGAACTGGCCAGTAATTTCAACGAGCTGCTGGCCCACCTGGAAGCAGCGTTCAACACGCAGCGATCCTTTGTGAGCAATGCTTCGCATGAATTGCGCACACCACTCACCACCATCATCGGGGAAATTGAAGTGACCCTGCAAAAGACCCGTGACCCCCAGGCCTACCTGGAAACCCTGCATTCCGTACTCGATGAATCTGTGAAATTAAAGAACATCACAGACGGCTTGCTGCAATTGACCAAAACAGACTTTTCCCTGCCGGGCGTGGCGCCGTATTTTATCCGGGTGGATGAATTGCTGATGGAACTGCAAACCGAATTTTCCACGGAGAAGCCGCCAGGGATCGTATTGCTGCATTTTGAAAACCTGCCGGAAGACCCGGAGGCATTGAGTGTGATGGGCAATGAGGCGCTGATGAAACTGGCCTTCCAGAATATTCTGAAGAACGCATTCAAGTTTTCGCATTATAAGCCGGTGACCGTTACGTTGCGGATGGCCCCCCAGTTGCATATTGAGATCAAAGACCAGGGCATTGGCATTGCCCCGGAAGACCTGAAGAACATTTTTCTGCCGCTGTTCCGGGCGCCCAATGCGTATGCGTTTGATGGGTATGGGATAGGGCTGGCGTTAACGCAGAAGATCCTGGAATTGCATGGCGCAAAGATCAGCGTGGAGAGTGTGCAGGGGGAGGGGAGCACGTTTCATGTGCAGTTTAAGTAG
- a CDS encoding OmpA family protein: protein MKTYISVLFLMCFSMILRGQAPLNENRVTTTVTDLMPVFSDDTNKLPDQFNPHASAVAPRGQQVAALRNILKNNPGVMLNVVGADVYNKVDTSLDVSRLTTDKAKAFLATNADSVAKYLRAKGITADMITATGSTGFARNDTHFTKKITLGTGTKFRVVYKTSDSYIVKLGNWSDSANNALYNRTSDNQQVYYSIPLDQLDYLSAPLLSTWGVTGGVFAIPFKYRPQDGSFEPSFSVNGGAGVQLNFNHRDVKSLTILGAIGASTVQLSSYNAKLPEGTEKLTTAGFTPSVSFIYQYKKLQVGIPIGLDVIFDNHTYNWSNQAKPWIALSLGIGIFTSSKPAEEVGQNH, encoded by the coding sequence ATGAAAACTTACATTTCAGTATTGTTCCTGATGTGCTTCAGTATGATCTTACGTGGACAAGCACCATTAAATGAGAACCGCGTCACTACAACAGTAACGGACCTGATGCCGGTATTTTCCGATGACACCAACAAATTGCCGGACCAGTTCAATCCACATGCCAGCGCTGTAGCCCCACGTGGCCAGCAGGTGGCCGCCCTGCGGAATATACTGAAGAACAACCCTGGCGTGATGCTAAATGTTGTGGGCGCCGATGTTTACAACAAAGTTGACACTAGCCTCGACGTTTCCAGACTAACAACCGATAAGGCCAAAGCATTCCTGGCCACAAACGCAGACAGTGTGGCAAAATACCTGCGGGCCAAAGGCATTACCGCGGATATGATCACGGCCACGGGCTCTACCGGGTTTGCTCGTAACGATACTCATTTTACAAAAAAAATAACCCTGGGCACTGGCACCAAGTTCAGGGTAGTTTACAAAACATCAGATTCCTACATCGTAAAGCTTGGCAACTGGTCTGATAGTGCCAACAACGCCCTGTATAACCGGACGTCAGATAACCAGCAGGTATATTACTCCATACCCCTGGATCAGCTGGACTACCTGAGCGCTCCGCTGCTGAGCACCTGGGGGGTAACCGGCGGCGTATTTGCCATTCCTTTCAAATACCGGCCGCAGGACGGCAGCTTTGAGCCCTCATTTTCTGTGAACGGTGGCGCAGGTGTTCAGCTCAATTTTAATCACCGGGATGTTAAAAGCCTGACGATCCTGGGGGCCATCGGCGCATCTACCGTGCAGCTCAGCAGCTACAATGCAAAATTGCCGGAAGGAACAGAAAAGTTGACCACTGCCGGTTTTACGCCGTCCGTGAGCTTCATCTATCAATACAAAAAATTGCAGGTCGGCATCCCCATCGGCCTGGATGTGATCTTCGATAACCATACTTATAACTGGTCCAACCAGGCCAAACCCTGGATCGCCCTGTCGCTCGGGATCGGCATTTTTACCAGTTCCAAGCCGGCGGAAGAAGTGGGGCAAAACCATTAA
- a CDS encoding DUF4407 domain-containing protein, translating into MRERDYYVTPKSNAIMRFLWKAAGGDRYLLERATYSDQVKYLCLGGIVLATGAMAGLAGGYAFYTIFAPKAADVLDKTRMVGQAANYIPSDLHTVILSTLFGVIWGLIIFNIDRFIVTSTGKGDGTEAITWDEFKSAIPRLIMGTIIALTISKPVEIRMFKTEIDLAIQKQQDKEKENGIIQANVNFEKKVAETKNKLKKLQNDIDLKEAQVANLRQEILNETIGKNGNGAAYGPRAKALDDQAHIIEAEIKNLKNTPEYLSALEDIKRYQGEMKEEIANSEQKAATLDGLLIRIQKAHEIAGTTISLFITLLFLAIELTPVFFKLMLVKTPYDYLAENRDEMIRAENGIEVRYDYYKDKKGLERHLIINHEAHRLAHEKIKLSEIQQELTDYAVEQYKRREKQHIDDNLDDYIQKLAPDETIPA; encoded by the coding sequence ATGAGAGAAAGAGACTATTACGTAACGCCAAAGTCCAACGCTATCATGCGCTTTCTTTGGAAAGCCGCCGGCGGTGACCGTTATCTGCTGGAACGCGCCACTTACAGCGACCAGGTGAAATACCTTTGCCTGGGTGGCATAGTACTGGCTACAGGCGCCATGGCAGGGCTTGCGGGCGGGTATGCGTTCTATACTATTTTTGCGCCAAAGGCTGCAGATGTGCTGGACAAAACCAGGATGGTGGGGCAGGCAGCCAACTACATTCCGTCTGACCTGCATACCGTTATCCTCTCCACGCTATTTGGTGTGATATGGGGATTGATCATCTTCAACATTGACCGCTTTATTGTAACCAGCACGGGTAAAGGTGATGGTACGGAAGCGATCACCTGGGATGAATTTAAAAGCGCCATACCTCGCCTGATCATGGGCACCATTATAGCGCTGACCATTTCCAAGCCGGTGGAGATCCGCATGTTTAAAACAGAGATTGATCTGGCCATTCAAAAACAGCAAGACAAGGAAAAGGAAAACGGCATTATACAGGCAAATGTGAATTTTGAAAAGAAGGTGGCAGAAACTAAAAACAAACTCAAAAAACTTCAGAATGATATCGATCTGAAAGAAGCGCAGGTAGCAAATCTCCGGCAAGAGATCTTAAATGAAACCATTGGGAAAAATGGAAATGGTGCGGCTTATGGCCCGCGTGCAAAAGCATTGGATGATCAAGCCCATATAATCGAAGCAGAAATAAAGAATTTAAAGAACACCCCGGAATATCTATCTGCCCTTGAAGATATCAAACGGTACCAGGGAGAAATGAAAGAGGAAATAGCCAATAGTGAGCAAAAAGCCGCTACACTCGACGGCCTCCTCATCCGTATCCAAAAAGCGCATGAAATAGCCGGTACCACTATCTCCCTTTTTATCACCTTACTGTTCCTCGCTATCGAGCTTACACCTGTCTTCTTCAAACTGATGCTGGTAAAAACACCCTATGACTACCTCGCAGAAAACCGTGATGAAATGATCCGCGCGGAAAATGGCATCGAGGTACGGTACGATTATTATAAAGACAAAAAAGGCCTGGAACGTCACCTGATCATCAACCATGAAGCACACCGGCTGGCCCATGAAAAAATAAAGTTGAGCGAGATACAGCAGGAACTTACTGATTACGCAGTAGAGCAGTATAAGCGCCGCGAAAAGCAGCATATTGATGACAACCTGGACGACTACATCCAAAAACTGGCGCCTGATGAAACAATCCCTGCGTAA
- a CDS encoding response regulator transcription factor, producing the protein MKILLIEDEPKVAAFIKRGLEEQQHNVEVAYDGIAGEKMVSQHPYDLLILDVMLPGMNGLELCKRIRSQEIHTPILMLTALSATNDVVDGLHAGADDYLAKPFHFSELLARIQALTRRRYRQDPEKVTLEFEDLQLDTQTKTGHRQGKEIILTAKEYALLELFMRNPQKVLSRAFIAEAVWGLDFDSGTNTIDVYVNYLRNKIEKGFSGERLIHTVVGMGYVLKVKTANA; encoded by the coding sequence ATGAAAATACTACTGATCGAAGACGAGCCTAAAGTTGCCGCTTTTATTAAACGTGGGCTGGAGGAACAACAGCACAACGTGGAAGTGGCCTATGATGGAATTGCAGGAGAAAAGATGGTGTCCCAACATCCTTATGATCTGCTGATCCTGGACGTAATGCTGCCTGGCATGAACGGCCTGGAACTTTGTAAAAGGATCCGCAGCCAGGAGATCCATACCCCCATTCTCATGCTCACCGCTTTGAGCGCCACCAATGATGTAGTGGATGGCCTGCATGCAGGAGCGGATGATTACCTGGCAAAACCCTTTCACTTTTCAGAACTGCTGGCACGCATACAGGCGCTCACCCGCCGCCGCTACCGCCAGGACCCGGAAAAAGTGACCCTGGAGTTTGAAGACCTGCAACTGGATACCCAAACCAAGACCGGTCATCGCCAGGGCAAAGAAATCATTCTCACTGCCAAGGAATATGCGCTGCTGGAGCTTTTCATGCGCAACCCGCAAAAGGTGCTTTCGCGCGCCTTCATTGCAGAAGCCGTGTGGGGATTGGACTTCGACAGCGGGACCAATACAATAGACGTGTATGTCAATTACCTCCGTAATAAAATAGAAAAGGGTTTCAGCGGCGAGCGTCTCATTCATACCGTGGTGGGCATGGGTTACGTGCTTAAAGTGAAGACGGCCAACGCCTGA
- a CDS encoding TolC family protein, with product MTCRLVLVFSLLFCCTRSSAQQADTLALTLPEAEQQLLQKNIPLLAQRYSLDSAKAAEVTAKLWDNPTLYLENVLYNPTNHKVLDFSSEGERQAQLAQVFKIAGQRNKAVKVAQSASRMTEYQFYDLLRTLRFTLRDDFYRLYYAEQSINLYAEQISSLQKILHAFEDQYKQGNVSLKDVLRIRSLLYDLQSDEAQAHQDLQGTLSDLQQLLRIPATTPVKPVLPDAAQTPPNVASFSYPQLLDSARANRYDLKIAQENVNYNDLNLRLQRSLAVPDVAVGLTYDRQGNFAPNYNGLSVSLPIPLWNRNQGNIKMAHATLEASKLQLQSSQDQLEHDVMDSYQQAIRTQQLLQQVDPAFASDYTHLLGEVQKNFQAHNLNLLEFIDLYGSYRETVLKLNNLRYNELQALENVNFATGTTIYQL from the coding sequence ATGACCTGTCGCCTTGTATTAGTTTTTTCCTTGTTGTTTTGCTGTACCCGCAGCAGTGCCCAGCAGGCCGACACCCTGGCCCTGACATTGCCGGAGGCAGAACAACAACTCCTGCAAAAGAACATTCCCTTGCTGGCCCAGCGCTACAGCCTGGACTCTGCCAAGGCAGCGGAAGTTACCGCCAAACTGTGGGACAACCCCACGCTCTATCTGGAGAATGTGCTTTATAACCCCACCAACCACAAAGTACTTGACTTTTCTTCCGAAGGTGAACGCCAGGCCCAGTTGGCCCAGGTGTTTAAGATAGCCGGCCAGCGCAACAAAGCCGTGAAGGTGGCCCAGAGCGCATCCCGCATGACGGAGTACCAGTTCTACGACCTGCTCCGCACCCTGCGCTTCACCCTGCGCGATGATTTTTACCGCCTTTATTACGCAGAGCAATCCATCAACCTTTATGCGGAACAGATCTCTTCCCTGCAAAAGATCCTGCACGCATTTGAAGACCAGTACAAACAAGGCAACGTATCGCTGAAAGACGTACTGCGCATCCGCTCCCTGCTCTATGACCTGCAAAGCGATGAAGCCCAGGCCCACCAGGACCTGCAAGGTACCCTGAGCGACCTGCAGCAACTGCTGCGCATACCCGCCACCACGCCGGTAAAACCCGTGCTGCCGGATGCTGCGCAAACCCCGCCCAATGTGGCCTCCTTCAGCTATCCGCAACTGCTGGACAGCGCCCGTGCTAACCGGTACGACCTGAAGATTGCACAGGAGAATGTAAATTATAATGACCTGAACCTGCGCCTGCAACGCTCCCTGGCCGTGCCGGATGTTGCCGTGGGCCTCACATACGACCGCCAGGGCAACTTTGCGCCCAACTACAACGGTCTTTCCGTTTCCCTGCCCATCCCGCTGTGGAACCGTAACCAGGGTAATATCAAGATGGCCCACGCCACCCTGGAAGCCAGCAAGCTGCAGCTGCAAAGCTCCCAGGACCAGCTGGAACATGACGTGATGGACAGCTACCAGCAGGCCATCCGCACCCAGCAACTGCTGCAGCAGGTAGATCCCGCCTTTGCCAGCGACTACACCCACCTGCTGGGAGAAGTGCAAAAGAACTTCCAGGCCCACAACCTGAACCTGCTGGAGTTCATTGACCTGTACGGCTCTTACCGCGAAACAGTGCTCAAGCTCAATAACCTCCGCTACAACGAGCTGCAGGCGCTGGAGAACGTGAACTTTGCCACCGGTACCACCATTTACCAACTTTAA
- a CDS encoding efflux RND transporter permease subunit, whose product MNKVIKAVLAFSLKNKYFVFAAALGLAVWGFISFNQIGIDAFPDVTNTSVTIITQWPGRSAEEVEKFVTRPIEIAMNRDQGKTSIRSSSLFGLSVVKVIFDDDINDAFARVQVNNNLPSADLPDGADPEIEPPYGPTGEIFRYTLASNKLSTQELKTVQDWVVERNLLSVPGVADIVSFGGSVKAYQVTMDPGKAVQYNISAKEMFEALSKSNVNVGGDVIVKNGQAYVVRGIGILNSVDEIKNVIIDNINGTPILVKDVAEVSISSLPRLGQVGRDKDNDVVEGIVVMRKGENPSNVIDALKLKVNELNEKILPDDVKIKPFYNREDLIHFALHTVIHNMLEGIIFVTVIVFLFMADWRTTLIVGLIIPLALLFAFVCMKLKGMSANLLSMGAIDFGIIIDGAVVMVEGIFVMLDHRAHKEGMEKFNKLSKLGMIRKASLVNGKGIFFAKMIIITGLLPIFTFEKVEGKMFSPLAWTLGFALLGALILTFTLVPALASVLLRKNVKEKETFFIRFIHRTVLGTFNRSFRNRKVVFPVAMVVLGIGLYCFSFLGTEFLPQLNEGAIYIRATGPLSTSLDESVKLANVIRRRLGEFPEVKQVMSQTGRPNDGTDATGFYNMEFHVDIYPQDDWKSKISKQELIDRMNKRLSDLPGISLNFSQPITDNVEEAVSGVKGSIVVKLFGDDFKIVEEKEDSIQAILAKVPGIADLGILRNLGQPELRINLDQQKMALYGVTTEDANSVVEMAIGGKSATKIYEGERYFDLRIRYPEAFREDENAIGSLMVPTIRGNKIPLKEIADIQHVLGPSMIYRDKHARYGAIKFSVRGRDMGSTIAEAQSKVNAAIHIPKGYSLEWAGDFENQQRATKRLTQVVPISLLLIFLILYILFGSFKDAGLVLINVPFAIIGGIFSIWITGINFSISGGIGFIALFGICVQNGVILLSRFKENMRTMHMTDDNDLQTAIREGVEALIRPIIMTAMMAAIGLLPAAISHGIGSETARPLARVVIGGLITNSIFVLFVFPIVFYWSYRHVVKDNDPATAAK is encoded by the coding sequence ATGAACAAAGTCATTAAAGCCGTACTGGCGTTTTCGCTAAAAAATAAATACTTCGTTTTTGCGGCGGCGTTAGGCCTGGCGGTGTGGGGCTTCATCAGCTTCAACCAGATCGGGATAGACGCCTTCCCGGACGTAACCAATACCTCTGTCACCATCATCACCCAATGGCCGGGCCGCTCCGCGGAAGAAGTGGAGAAATTTGTGACCCGCCCCATTGAGATCGCTATGAACCGCGACCAGGGCAAGACCAGCATCCGCTCTTCTTCGCTCTTTGGTCTGTCTGTGGTGAAAGTGATCTTTGACGATGATATCAACGACGCCTTTGCGCGGGTGCAGGTAAATAATAACCTGCCCTCGGCTGATCTGCCGGATGGCGCTGACCCCGAAATTGAGCCGCCCTATGGCCCTACCGGTGAGATCTTCCGCTATACCCTGGCCAGCAACAAGCTGTCTACCCAGGAGCTGAAAACCGTGCAGGACTGGGTGGTAGAGCGCAACCTGCTTTCCGTGCCCGGTGTGGCAGACATCGTGAGCTTTGGTGGTTCTGTAAAAGCCTACCAGGTAACCATGGATCCCGGGAAGGCGGTGCAGTACAATATTTCCGCCAAGGAAATGTTTGAAGCCCTGAGCAAGAGCAACGTGAACGTGGGCGGCGATGTGATCGTGAAGAATGGCCAGGCCTACGTGGTACGCGGTATCGGTATCCTGAACAGCGTAGACGAGATCAAGAACGTAATTATAGACAATATCAATGGCACGCCTATCCTGGTAAAGGACGTGGCGGAAGTATCCATCAGCAGCCTGCCCCGCCTGGGCCAGGTGGGCCGTGATAAAGATAATGACGTGGTGGAAGGCATCGTGGTTATGCGTAAAGGCGAAAACCCGTCAAACGTGATCGATGCGCTGAAACTGAAGGTGAATGAGCTGAATGAAAAGATCCTGCCGGACGATGTAAAGATCAAGCCTTTCTATAACCGCGAAGACCTGATCCACTTTGCATTGCACACGGTGATCCACAATATGCTGGAAGGTATCATCTTCGTGACGGTGATCGTATTCCTGTTCATGGCAGACTGGCGCACTACGCTGATCGTAGGCCTTATCATCCCGCTGGCGCTGTTGTTTGCGTTTGTGTGTATGAAGCTGAAGGGCATGTCTGCCAACCTGCTGTCGATGGGGGCGATAGACTTCGGTATCATCATTGACGGGGCCGTGGTGATGGTGGAAGGCATCTTCGTAATGCTGGACCACCGGGCACACAAGGAGGGCATGGAGAAATTCAACAAGCTGAGTAAACTGGGCATGATCCGCAAGGCCAGCCTGGTGAATGGTAAGGGGATCTTCTTTGCCAAGATGATCATCATCACTGGTTTGCTGCCCATCTTCACCTTTGAGAAAGTAGAAGGTAAGATGTTCTCCCCGCTGGCATGGACCCTGGGCTTTGCGCTGCTGGGCGCACTCATTCTTACGTTTACGTTAGTGCCGGCACTGGCCAGCGTTTTACTGCGCAAGAATGTAAAAGAAAAAGAAACATTCTTTATCCGTTTCATACACCGCACGGTGCTGGGCACGTTCAACCGCAGCTTCCGCAACCGCAAGGTGGTATTCCCTGTGGCCATGGTGGTATTGGGCATTGGCCTGTACTGTTTCTCCTTCCTGGGTACGGAGTTCCTGCCCCAGCTCAATGAAGGCGCCATCTATATCCGCGCTACCGGCCCGCTGAGCACTTCCCTGGATGAATCCGTGAAGCTGGCAAACGTGATCCGCAGGCGCCTGGGTGAGTTCCCCGAAGTAAAACAGGTAATGTCGCAAACCGGCCGCCCGAACGATGGTACCGATGCTACCGGCTTCTACAACATGGAGTTCCACGTAGATATCTACCCGCAGGACGATTGGAAAAGCAAGATCTCCAAGCAGGAACTGATAGACCGCATGAACAAGCGCCTCTCTGACCTGCCGGGTATTTCCCTGAATTTCTCCCAGCCGATCACGGACAACGTGGAAGAAGCCGTATCCGGCGTAAAAGGTTCCATCGTGGTGAAGCTGTTTGGAGATGACTTCAAGATCGTCGAGGAGAAAGAAGATTCCATCCAGGCTATCCTGGCCAAAGTGCCTGGTATAGCAGACCTGGGCATCCTGCGCAACCTGGGGCAGCCCGAATTGCGCATCAACCTGGACCAGCAAAAGATGGCACTCTATGGCGTAACTACCGAAGATGCAAACAGCGTAGTGGAAATGGCGATCGGTGGTAAATCCGCTACCAAGATCTATGAAGGGGAGCGTTATTTTGACCTGCGCATCCGCTACCCGGAAGCGTTCCGGGAAGATGAGAACGCGATCGGCAGCCTGATGGTACCCACCATCCGTGGCAATAAGATCCCGCTGAAAGAAATTGCGGATATCCAGCACGTGCTGGGCCCCAGCATGATCTACCGCGATAAGCATGCACGTTATGGCGCCATCAAGTTCTCCGTACGTGGGCGCGATATGGGTAGCACCATTGCGGAAGCGCAGTCCAAGGTGAATGCGGCCATCCATATTCCCAAAGGTTATTCCCTGGAGTGGGCCGGCGATTTCGAAAACCAGCAGCGCGCTACCAAACGCCTGACGCAGGTGGTGCCCATTTCCCTGCTGCTGATCTTCCTGATCCTTTACATTTTGTTCGGCTCATTTAAAGATGCAGGCCTGGTGCTGATCAACGTGCCGTTTGCGATCATTGGCGGTATCTTCTCCATCTGGATCACGGGCATCAACTTCAGTATCTCCGGTGGTATCGGGTTCATCGCCTTGTTTGGTATTTGTGTGCAGAACGGGGTGATCCTGCTGTCGCGCTTTAAGGAGAACATGCGCACCATGCACATGACGGATGACAATGACCTGCAAACCGCCATCCGTGAGGGTGTGGAGGCCTTGATCCGCCCGATTATCATGACGGCGATGATGGCTGCCATCGGGTTGCTGCCGGCTGCTATCAGCCATGGCATTGGTTCAGAAACGGCAAGACCGCTGGCCCGCGTAGTGATCGGTGGGTTGATCACGAACTCCATCTTTGTGCTGTTCGTGTTCCCGATCGTATTTTATTGGAGCTACCGGCACGTGGTAAAGGATAATGACCCTGCCACTGCTGCTAAATAA
- a CDS encoding efflux RND transporter periplasmic adaptor subunit, with product MPYIFKQRIVTSVFGIGLMAAALTACTSHKTEESGEEQGWVLSDSMLHTLRIDTATARPVESEISLTGKIAPNEDEVARIFPMVSGVVTSMKAQSGDLVKAGETLAVLHSPEMAGYTADQSVNKSALATAKRNLDVAESFYKSGLSSQKELEEARAEYAKAEAELNRANTVLSINGGGNAKSDYLVKSPITGFVISRSGAEHMQWRPDNTEPIFVIANLRSVWAMINVYESDIANVKEGDNVAITTLSYPDKIFNGKVQKLYNTLDPDNKVMKARVSIDNPDFLLKPEMFVSVKAQRHAAAEGVSIPSRGIIFDNDKQYVLVLTHAEPKIAIREITVARTVEDRAYISSGLKEGDEVIASRQVFIYESLKK from the coding sequence ATGCCATATATTTTCAAGCAACGTATTGTTACTTCTGTTTTCGGTATCGGTCTGATGGCCGCTGCGCTCACGGCCTGCACCTCTCATAAAACAGAGGAAAGCGGTGAGGAGCAGGGCTGGGTGCTCTCTGATTCCATGCTGCATACCCTGCGCATTGACACTGCCACCGCCCGCCCGGTGGAAAGCGAAATATCCCTCACGGGTAAGATCGCGCCCAATGAAGACGAAGTGGCCCGCATCTTCCCGATGGTGAGCGGCGTGGTTACTTCCATGAAAGCCCAATCCGGCGACCTGGTGAAAGCCGGTGAAACCCTGGCCGTGCTGCACTCCCCGGAAATGGCCGGCTACACGGCAGACCAAAGCGTGAACAAAAGCGCCCTGGCCACGGCAAAACGCAATCTCGATGTGGCTGAATCTTTTTATAAAAGCGGCCTGTCTTCGCAGAAGGAACTGGAAGAAGCCCGCGCAGAATATGCCAAAGCCGAAGCAGAACTGAACCGCGCTAACACGGTACTGTCTATCAACGGCGGCGGCAATGCCAAATCTGACTACCTCGTAAAATCTCCCATCACTGGTTTCGTGATCAGCCGTTCCGGTGCAGAGCATATGCAATGGCGCCCGGACAACACCGAGCCCATTTTTGTGATTGCCAACCTGCGCTCCGTGTGGGCCATGATCAACGTATACGAATCTGACATTGCCAACGTGAAGGAAGGCGATAACGTGGCCATCACCACGCTGTCTTACCCCGACAAGATCTTCAACGGTAAAGTGCAGAAATTGTATAACACACTGGATCCCGATAATAAAGTGATGAAAGCCCGCGTGAGCATTGACAACCCGGATTTCCTGCTGAAGCCTGAAATGTTTGTAAGTGTGAAGGCACAGCGCCACGCCGCCGCAGAAGGCGTGAGCATTCCCAGCCGTGGTATCATCTTCGATAACGATAAGCAATACGTGCTGGTGCTCACCCATGCAGAACCTAAGATAGCCATCCGTGAGATCACCGTGGCCCGCACCGTGGAAGACCGCGCATACATCAGCAGTGGCCTGAAGGAAGGCGATGAGGTGATCGCTTCCCGCCAGGTATTCATCTATGAGTCGCTGAAAAAGTAA